The Microcaecilia unicolor chromosome 3, aMicUni1.1, whole genome shotgun sequence nucleotide sequence TTATGGTTCTTGAAGAGGGGGATTCAGCCTTTTCAATCTTCTCTAGCCCATATTTAAACGCCCTTAAAGTGCAAGTAGCAGCTCTTGTGCGTTTTAGAGGTCAGAATTCTTCCCTAGCGGAACATCTGGATATTGTCCATTTCTTAAGAGTTAAAGGCTCCTTGGTCTCCATTTGAACCTTTTAGGCACATTGAAAGATCTCACCCTTAAGATGTGCTTTCTCTTAGCTATCACTTGAACTAGAAGGGAATCTGAAATCCAAGCCCAATCCTGCAAAGACTCCTTTCTTCATTTCATAAAAGCTGGGGTTACAGTTAAAATCataccttccttcctttcttctgaaaaaaATCAGCTGGTCTTTCTTCCATCTTTCTGACAAGAGAACTGTGAGTTGACTGATTCCTTAAAATTGCCTGATGTTCAGAAAACCCTTCTAAAATACTTGAATGTCACCAATGACTTAGGACACTCTGACCATACCTTTGTACTTTTTTCCAGTTCCAAGAAGGGAAACGCTTGTTGGTTGAAGGATTCCTTTGCCTCAGCTTACATTCTTGCAGGAAAACAGTCTCCCTTGGAAATCAAGGCCCACTCTACTAGGACAATTGGTACCTCTTTGGTGGAATCACATGGTTACCATTGATGAGATTTGCGGGTCTGCAACATGGTCTTGCTGTCATACCTTTTCTAAATGCTACCATTTAGATATTTCTGCCAGAAAGGAAGCTTCCTTTGGGACTACAGTTCTTTCAGCGGGGGATCGGTCTCCCTCCCAACATGAGAACTACTTTCTACATCTGACGTGTTCTGGATTGATTTGTggaatgctaaggaaggagataTTAGTTCTTAACTTTCTAATATTCTTTCCTTCATTctcaacagatcagtccagaagccTGCCATTTATGttttctcactgtattttcatgtGTCAAAGAAATCCTGCAAGGATTGTTCTATTCACAGATGCAAGACTGGTTcattgttattaaaaaaaaaaagaaagaaagagaaaaatgttttctgcattgATGCTATTTTATATTGGTTTATGTTGTATAAAGGAGGCAAGAGATGTTCATTCTTCTCTCTCATGAGTTCCACTGCTTTGTATCGAAATACTGACTTCTGCATAATAACCTTTATAGCAGAGCTTGGTCATTCTGTGTATCTCCATTGATCTGTTGggaccaaagaaaagaaaattagcaggtaagaacaaatttctCTATATTGGTTTCTGCTATTGGGAGGCCCTTTCATTCTTTCCCTTTTTGTGTTGAAGGCAACACGTAGCTAGCAAATCTCAGATGTGGAAATTTCTCATCTTGCTTTTTTTTCTGACAAAAATAATTGACTTACCTGTAGTAAGTTCTCTCTAAGAATACAAGTCCTCAAATATCCACCCACCTTCTCTGGGTGTTTTATTCTCTACAAACTGAGGCACAAAAAGGATAGAAGAGTGAATATCAGAAAATTTTCTAGAAGTTAACCTAAGCTTTGGAAGCTTTTTCCTGTTCAGGCTAcattggatgatgtcatccagatATGAGGACTTGTTATGCTGCTGTCAgtagagaatacctactacaggtaagcaAATTATTTTCTAGGACACATATGATAGATTGTAGGTTTTCTACCAGTTTTATTTGCGTATGAGCTGCAGTAGAAAACATACATGTGAAAAATCCTTATTTCTGCATAAAATTTGGTCTTACAATTTGTTATAGGTTAAGTGTATTCcaacttagggttccttttacaaagccacgctagtgattctggCGTGGCTTTGTAGAAGGAGCCCTTACtttctaaataaatatttccatagcgtcccacagatcaatccagagacttgtggttgtgtccctctaccagcaggtggagatagagagaacctccgagcagtggcgttcctaggggggctgacaccccgggcggatcgctgatgcacggcaccaccccccccagcagcgtgcacccagggtggaccgcccccaccgcccccccccccccccaggaatgccactgcctccgaggtttgctatttgtggacctgtgcagccaagtaaatctcagtattctctctatctagcagctctagtttgatctggctactggtgtcctttgggcaaAGTTTAGCACAGTTGGGGGTTTAGTGTGTGTTTGTAGCTtctggggtacacctggtggtgccaggtccctcctggtCTCCCCTTACCTTTCCTCTGTTGCCCGGGGCTGTGGGCCTGATCGGGTGTTGCCTTTCTctcctgagtaaaaaaaaaaggtaagcgtTTCTTTAAGAGacattgtttttgtttaatcatacggaggagTTAGACGGGCTGCCGAGTCTGTTTGAGGGGCAGGTGTTTgaggagcatgtcagtgccttctgaggcggctaagtgctgcttccagtgtgggggccggagagcagCGTCGGAGGAGTGTGAGTCGTGCTGCCGTCAGCCCACAGCGGGTGTTCAGCGCGACAGGTGTTCCCCTCAGAAGTCCAGTGAGTTGGAAGTGCAGGGGATGGTTTTGGCGGTTTCCtaggggcagttagtgcagcatGTGTTGGCGGGCACCATTTGTTCCTCTCAGGTGCGACCAGCTCTGCACGTGGCGGTTGACAGACAGGAGGCACAGCgagcttctgtggcacaggctctgatggaggaaagcaatttagagggagcaggggagtccctttcaGTACCTTTTTccctggattttgttttattaatgcacaatccctttcttctgaagaagtcaggggcttctcttcaggcagccctgtctcttcctcagcaaacttcggttgctgcagcctctcagtctttcctgcgaAAACCTCctcaggtggagattttggatcccgaggaaCTATCTGACCCAcatggcccggttttgtctccgggctttcctcagaatcattggatttggcagatgaggtcaccctgccttctgaggagggggatggcCTGATAGCTGCCTGTCTTTTTTGctgggaagagcttccctccctgattattagggcttttgaggtttttgccatttcaccccctgaatcgtcagggggaacaggtgCGGTGCcttctattatgtctggcaccaaatgcccacatcttttctttcatgtgcatgaggccatgaaaatcCTTATTTCGGCACATTGGGATAcgccggacagtgggcttaaggttgctagagCTATGTCGCATCTTTACGCGCTGCCTGctgctgacttagacttgctgaaggttcctgcggtggattcattaatcacagcggtcactaagaaaaccactctccctgtggagggtggcatggcgctcaaggaccctcaggatcgtaagttagagacttgcttgaagctgccctttgaagtagcggccctttccttgcaagcttcagtttgtggctcctatgtggcgcAGGCATTCTTAttgtgggtacagaaagcctcctctccggaggacctcgtggctgttttgccggccttagagtcaccgaggtccttcacaatctgttctaggtctgtcccaaccaaaagctttcccctaaaaggaagccttgccagCCATGACTTAGAGGCCAAGTCTGCAGCCCAATGTCGCAACCACAGCTAGCGACACGCAGTAACCGCTAGAGAAACCTCCTTCgtcgaagccctcaaaagatcataaaaaaGATCCGCAACTTACAACGACTGGGAGCtgtccagcctgtacccccagcagaaagagggtgcggttgatactccatttattttgtggtgccaaaaaagggtggTTCTTGGCGACCCGTCCTAGATCTCAAGTGCATCAACAGGTCCTTATGGGTTcggcatttccgcatggaaaccctccgctcaatgatctttagtaaaagactccctgaaTATAAAACGGATCATACAATATACTTTTGAAGAAAGATGGATTAATTTTAAGGAACAAATTTCAGTTATCACTCTACGTATATGGGGACATGTAAAAAGCAAAAGcaatcatgatattatgatcctttagTCAACATCTTTAAAGTgaataaagaaacaaacaaacaaacaaatattgtAAAATGGTAATCCCCAAAGTCCAAAACTGACTGAGACTGTAGTTATTTGGGGGAAATATTTGAGAAATAATAATCTGATTCAATAATATTGTACATTTTTGGAGCATTTTTAGTCCTTTCTAAAGCTGTAGCTATAGTGTCTAATAAGAGAGTTACAAAGAGGCAGAAATCTTTCTGTGCCTAATTAGGTTGTTTCTACGTGGAGAATTTTGGCAGTTCGGATTGTTAACCTGTATTATAATGTAAGGTATAATTTACTAAGGCTTTTCTTCCATTCTGTGCTTATGGGGAAACGCTTAGTAAATCAAGTCCTAAGtataacccttttttaaaccttaaTACCTAGGGAAATTACCTATTATAAAATATCAAGGTTTGTTGGTGGGAAGCCGTTGGCAAGAAGTTGGTTCAGGCCAGAATTTGGTATTCTGAACCAGACAGTTTACTTAGTCTTGAGGTAAAATGGGACAACTCTCAACAACAATTATATTACAAGCAGAGACAATGCAAAACTAGCCTCAACATTTGCAATTTCTTAGCAGCTTCTTTGGACTTTTGGAGGACTTAAGAGAGTCTTTAGTTACAGTGTCCTTATTTGGTGGGTTCTTTCCCAGATGGGAACTCTGTTGTAAGTTTCTTTATCTGGATAGATGCATGCCAGGGACTGTCCTCTTTGtccccttgggctggatcctcTGTACTTTTCCCTTTATCCTTTTCTACAGGAGTGGGGGGTGAGCTGATTCCCTGTTCCTGTTAACACCAAGTGGCTAGTGCAGTAGCATCCACTGCTCCGTCactgccctcccttccttcctccaggtAGAATGGCTGGGGTAGCCAAAGACCCCCTTGCTATAAGGGACAATGGTCAGGAAGCAGGAGCCAAAGACAAAGAAATTCAGATAGGGCTGGGGTTTTATATCATCTACAGTTCCTCTCCAGGAGAGGTCTCATCCCCACCATTACCTGTCTGGTCAAGAgagtctcccccttccccctttcttCCAGAAGCTGTGGAAGTATTCACAAGTCAAAGTCCTGTATCTTAGTAGAGCCTTTTGTGAAATACATATAGGGAATTCACATGTATTTGATGGCTTGCAGGcagaagcagccattttacaaatgggTATGTGCCcaaaaagagaaacagcatttcATAATTTTCTACATGTAAGTCCAGGTACAGCTGATCTgattttacaaacctacatgtCTAATTTccgtaaaacaaaaaaacagaggaTGAATTACTCCCTTAATCCTTCTTGTAAAGCCCTGGGCAAAatgagtattaaaaaaaaaaaattcttccgaGCTTAGGCAAATCTCCAAGGAGAAATTTCAAGGAGAAATTTTATTAAACATAGACATGTATTCCCTATGCAAGGTGAAGAATACATGTATAGATTTTTGGCCCACCCAAGAACACCTTGAAATTTCTCTGAACTGATGCTGTCCACTTATAAATAGTGGATATCTGAATTTGCCACTTATACATGTGTGCAAtctgcacatgtaaatgctgctattaACCCATAGAGATGCTTTTAGAATGGAGGCTCGTAAATCCATAGAATGAATATGATCATGGTTAAAACATTGCTAAACAGACTTTTCTTTAAAATCTTGCAAATCATTTTGACTAGATGTTAGTTTCTCAGTATTAGTATATATAGTTCATATGCTCAGGGCTCTCCATATGTCTATTATGGATCATAGAAAATTACTCCTGAGgtaattctgtgcaaaaaatgtTGAAATTCTGCATTGTTCATTTGTAGTGTATTTTTGCACAGAGTTTCCCCATCATAAGATCTGAAATCTCCTCAGGCTCCTGCTTCCCCAGTTTCCTCTCACTCCAACTGCAGTTCTCGCTCCCTATAACTCCCAGCAAGACCCCTAATTCCATCTTATCCCAAAGTTGTCTCCCTCATACAATGCCCCCACCTCTCATTCTTCCTCCCCCAGGCATACCCCCCCATctctcactgtttctcatccaCTCCATAGCTATCATTGCATCCCTCCCCATGGAACATCATGAAGCTTGATATCCCCCACATTAATAGCGTATTCTCAgctttctcccccaccccaactgcatggcacacactcagctttctttGCCCTTTGCCATTCCCAGGGAACATAAACTTTGCTCTGCCCCCTCCAATTCCCATGACATGCGCTCCTTGctcttccccatccccatggCACACTCGTCTTGCTCTGCAGTCCCCAAGGCACACTCACTTGCTTTGCCTCCCCCCATCTCAGTGGCACACTCGCCCTAGTTTGTCCTTGCCCCCAAATCCCCATGGTACACCACCTTGCTCTGCCCCACCCCCCAAGGCACACTCACCATGCTGCACCCACATTCACATTGCACACTTTCACCttgctcgacccccccccccccccccattccattgGCACACATTCAGCCACCAGCATCAGCTGCTTTCCTCaatctttctccccctccaccaCAGAGATCGCATGACAAGACTAGAAGGAAGGGAATAGCTGCACTCCTCCTGTTCTGGCCTACACTCAACCATTCATGTGAGCTGCACGGGCAATGCAGTTCATGTGAGCAGCCAGGTGAaagccagcagaggaggaggaagtggcctGATGTGCAGCCATTCTCTTCTTCCTCATCTTGTTGCATGAgctgtgcaggggagaggaggagagaatgaTGGGAGCAGCTGATGCCAGTGCCTACGCATAATGCaacccacaaattctataactgACAATGAAAGCTAggtgcgcagttatagaatagtgccagatACATGCAGAGCATAATCAAGTAATTGGCATTAAATTGGTGATAAAtagcaataattggtgttaacaacaactaattggcactaacttgCCATTGTGCACGTAACAAACTTGTGCTCCTATTATATaaacagtgtgcctaacttctctcacacaaatgcaaagggggcattaatatgggaggggcatgggcattccaatTATTCTtgcacatactttatagaatagttccatctgtttttatggctcactgttcaatatttttccttctttagtttattgtctctgcttgtctggactaagaatcctggtggtttgtgttgtgtctgtgagtgctttctaggaaccgtgggacccctgggagtgtggccccagtgacCTAGAAATCATCGAGAGCGGAAGACTCGCCTAGAGGCAGTTggaacccagttggtgggaggagggtgctagtgtagagcacaagcagcaggtgcaggcggacctgagctgtgctgggaatagacctAAGTAGCCACGAGGTAGCCACAGGCGGATGACCAGGCATTTCATGACAACCCTTATAAGTATTGTTTCATGTGAGGAGGAGGTGATGCAGCATAGGAGCTCTCTGGTTGAGGGCCCTCCCTGTTTCAGGTGCTTGGGCCAGGAGTACCTGGGCCGTGGTTTCCCTGGATTAGATAACCTTGTGAAATCTTCATTTTGTTCCTCTTGTCAGTGTGTGAGCCAGTCTTCATTTATTATTGAGTACTGAAAGTGGATCGGCTCATGTACtgagaaaagaaggggaaaaaaacttCTGCAGTGGTGTGTGATATTTTTTCTGTCAGCTCACACTTTTTAATACCActgtaatttgcatgctattagattactgcaatgagaTTAAAAGTTTGTTTTTCCAGCACATGCATTAAAACAGTGTGTGCTGAGGCTTAGCACACTGATTTAATAGACAGTTTATTACATCAACCTTCCTCTGTCTAGCAGAGTAATGCTTATTAAATCTGCCCCTAAGTCTTTGAAAACTAGATCGTAAGTCAGTAGTTCTGAAGATAAAGAAAGGTGGCACTTCAGAATATATAATAGTTTTTAAAATAACCAAATAAAACTTCTACAAGACCAGTATAAAATGTGTGTATTTAAGCTAGAATTATATTCATTATATTAATGGTGTCCTGCAGCTTGATCTGTTTGCAAATTGAATTCCTACTGGTAGTGTGGAACATCATCTTTAATATTAATACTGTGGAAAAGCAGTTCACATCTTGAATAAATATGTAATGTACTTGCCTGTTTAGCCTGTATTTTGTTCTATTTGGCTTGGAGCTATGCTGACTTATATGTATCATAAGAAGCAGGTAGTACAATCTAGCAGACTTTTTGTCAGAGATGACAGTTTTAACAGCAAGAAGTGTATTACTGGGAAATTCTTTGTTGATGTATGTACCTGTAAGTAAAAAGACAATTGTTTTAGCTAGAAAACCAGTTTATAcctagtgtgcctgaatgtaacataccatgagcaaaatccaaatgaataaataatgtatataatatataatgctTGATAATGGGAATTGATCTATATATTATTGATACATTGAATTGTTGGCactattgtttaaataaataaagtgaatgGAGGCAAGTGACTCTGTTTTCTGATGGCTAGTTAATTTCTAATCATAGGTTTCTGCTCTTTCTTCGGTTTATGGTATCGTGTCCAAAGCCATGACATTCATTTGGGCAAGGCTTTCAGTAGATGCAAAAGAGGGAGAGCAATTGTTTTCTGTATCCATCAGTGTTGTGGATTTTTGGTTGTATGTTTTGCAAGCTATGTCATTTAGGTCCTTTTCTATCAAGCTGTTCTAGTGGCTCcgggtgcagtaatgctgacaaagcccattcactttgaataggttctgttggcattgctgcgcaggaaccactagcacggcttgataaaagaggcccttaaaggGTATAATGTTACTAACATCTCATCTTTTGTAGATATTctttcaacatttaaaaaaattgtaaataattttttttattaaatcttGTACaataaggggtacttttactaaggtgtgctgaaaaatggcctgcggtagacatgtgttttgggggtGTGCAGAATTATTGTTTagagcacctacaaaaaaatgcctttttttgccgaaaatggacattcggcaaaatgaaaattgctgcgtgtccattttgggtttgagaccttacttcaagccattgacctagtgataagatctcacacggtaactgggcagtaatggtctatgcgcatcagaaaataaaaaaattattttcaggagcacgtagcggatgcacgccaaaattgaaattactgcaagtgccatgcagtaaccgggtggtaactctaatttggcacacattgggcatgcataggtgcctacttggcttagtaaaagggcccctaagtctcaCTGTGAAAATGGAGCTGAACTGATGTGGATATGCATTCCCCATATTTATCAACAGCTTGTAAATACCATGTTTGGATCTGACACATCTTGCAAATTTTATAAACCTCTTTAGTGAATGAAAAGTAGCCCACTATTGCAGAAAATACAGGAGAGTAATTTTCATAGGAAAAGCAATGCTTTACCTGTGGAAATGGGCATGTTACGCTTATCTTTATTTGCCAGTTGAGGTGTCCTGAGGGTGGAGTTGGAGTAGTGTTTAGAAGAGTACACTGttttttggattttcaaaaatgTGCTCTTATTTTATCTCTGTATGCACTGAATTGCCAGTAAAAATGTGTATGCATGGTTTTGTTCagataattttcaaagcaaacatAATTGCATACTTTTGCTCTGAAAATGTGCCAGTCAGCATTATGGAAAGTATGCATACACTTTGGACTAGACTCTgtatatggcgcccaaatttgggcaccaaaaaagagcactaagcgctattctatagatggcacctaaatgtgggcgccatttacagaatagcacttagcaccaggATCCACATCCGAACCTGTTGTCAagccttgtgcctaaattaggtgcagatctgccgtattctataacactgcatgtccctgtccccgcctgtggccacaccctcttttcagatcTTCCCAGAAAATTTACATGTTCATctttattagcacccaattattgatgctaattggctcattcaattaaattgtgcacacaaatttgcgcgcaaaattttgagcgccatatatagaattaggagtTTGCAGTTATGTAGGCATTTATAAAATGACCTCCTAAATTCCTATTTCAGGtcagcctattttttttttttacttaactgTTCTTATTCTTCACCCCATTTGGATATCTGTGTTTTGCTTGCCTTCTGTTGATAATCTTATAGCAAATCATGTATTACATGACCATGAAAATCCTAGATCTACCTTAACAGGACTGGGCTAGACAATTGAATTTTGCAGTCTAAAAATAGAATTGATTGTGATCTGATTTCCTGTCACAGTAGTTAGGTTAAATGGAATTTCACACCATGGAGTTCCTTATTTTCTTGTAGGGAATGTTTGGAAGAGCAAATCACATCAtattcaatttttgttttcagtttattCAGCAAGAAGACACTATTTTTCATTTTCAGCACTGTATGAAAAATTTGtcactgattttaaaaagctGAATACATATAGCATTGAATCAAGGCACATACAAGACAGCCAAAGGGCGTAGAATGCACTTTGGTTTTCATTTGGAAAATAATACTGTGGGATGATTATGGCAACATAACAGTGGGTTGTATTTGAACATGAAATAGCACACAATTAATAGGAAGCCAGAAGGAAAACTATTACACTGAAACTGAAACCATTTCTAGAAAACTCGGGTAGTAATGAACAGTATTTTTAATTCCCATCAAAAGATACTTTTGAATTTGGatgactaagggggtcttttactaaggtgtgctagcgtttctagtttgtgctaaaaaaaaagctatgataaacgctgagacgcccaatGGGCTTCTCAGTGTTTAGCatcagctaaaaatgctagcacaccttagtgaaagaccccctaaaactctgattttcacatgtaaCTACTATTTTCCAggtaggattttttttgtttctttcagtATTTTgcaacatacctaaatctgcttataacagaagcttttctgtgtgggtttttttttttaatttttacattgGAACTATGCATATTGCAGGGTTTAGATTTTGATGAAGACAAAGTCATTTTCATTTCTTAAATAATTGGAAAACAGCTCTTGTTatttaagggccttttttttCTAAACTACGCTAATGATTCCCATGCGGCAAGTGTGACACAACCCAATGGGCTACAGCacatttgccatgctgggaatcactagcgaggtttaataaaagaggccctaagggctctgtttactaaggttcgctAGCATTTTtttgtgcgctaaacgttagagatgcccatatattcctatgggtgcctctggctagcatgcactaatttttagcgtgcactaaaaatgctagctcacctatagcttggcttagtaaacgaccctaagggccctgtttactaagcagtgctaagggctcgttagcgtttttagtgcatgctaatgattaggatAAACTAAACgctaagttgcccataggaacatataggTGACTCtagctaaaaactctagcatggcttagtaaacagggccctaagtttggtaAAATAGCATTTTGAAGCTTTATTTAAAGGGCAATTGTATTTTAGGTCAGAAACACCTAATATTTTTATTAACTAATTTACTTCAGTGAGGAATTTGTAAGGGAAGACATATAGTTAATGAAATGTTACCTTTGCTACAATCAAATAACTAACATTACCGATTAATACAcaaattttctttgtttaaacAATTGTTTTTTTATAGTTAATCCAACATTTTGCATTGAGTTTTCCCAACTTTTTTTTTCGGTTGGCCAGTATTAATTTTAATACCAAAGTGAAGAATGGCCTGTGCTTTTACTACAGTTGTCTCTAAAGAATGCAAAATCCTGATTGTTCAACACATCAAAAAAATTTTCACAGTCAACAAGTTATTTTACTCAGTAGAACACAAAAGCTAAATGGTCTGTAACTTCAATATTAGCAAGGAAAATACAGTACAAATTACTAAAAAATACTAAAATATAGAATTGTGGTCAGGTATTTCCACTACATTTAATTGCAGTAGTAACCTGAAATTTTGAAACTTTTAATAAAAAGTTCTTAAATATAAATTATATGGCAAATGTACAGTACATTGCTTTTTCAGTCTTTATCCAGTGTTTTGCAGTAGAACAAGTGACCTTATATCaccatttctgttttaaaaatgtctgAGTTTTTTTAGTATCATGAATGTGAGTTATCAGAATCTGGTATACCACTGTCTCTATAGCTTCTGTTACTACTGCTCTCACTATGGTTATTTTTATACAGATTCATCCCATTAGGTGGGAATATAGTGTGTATTACAAATTCCTCCTTGGGCACTTGTTCATTATTAATTGGTAACATCTGAAAAGAGGTCTCCCTGATTTCTAAGATGGAATTGTCCTTCTTAGTTCCAGCTTCAGCATAATCATCTTTTCTCCTCCGGCCCTTGCTATATGCATAGTTCCTTGAAAACAGAGATCCATTCCTGTGAACGTACCAGGAAACTAAAGCAAGTAGAATAATAGCCACTAGAGCCACTGCACCTCCAATGACGGCAGCCAATGGCAAATTAGAGTTTTTGTAGGGTTCTTTTTCTTGTTCTCTGTTTAGGGTTGTTGTAGGATTGTACATTTTAAAGGGCAAGGTTTCAGTCTCTATGCACACAGGAGTTTCATCAGTCAGGTAGATGTTACTGGTTTCCATGGGAACCATACATACACGATATGGTGATTCAGGCTCAAGAGCTGTAAGTAAATATTCAGACCTGTCACCTGTTACAATGGTTTCAGTTATAGATCCAAAGGCAGGGCTGTGGTCCATTTTGAGCCAACTCAGCCTTAATGCAGTCATGGGTAGTGCAACTTTCCAAGATATGAGAATAGTCTCAGTGGTAACAGATTTTATAGTGATTGTAATTATTTTTCGTATTGGGCTTGCTGTAGTTCTGTAAATTTTATGGAGGTCAGGCATCTTTATTTCTGTCTGTTTGGTCATGGAAGTTGGCCATTGTCTTTGAGGAGGGTGTATTGTGTTGGATAAGGCTGTAATAATTTGAATGGTAGTTTTGATAACATTATCTTTGCAGTCAAATAGCTCTGTATTAAGATCCTTAATAGTCATCCCACGTACTTTTTCTGGTGCTTGACACATTAGCCCTCGTACATTCACTTTAGACGGTAATAACTGTAGCCAATCACGTACCCATTTCATTTTGCAATCACAATACCAGGGATTATTTCGAAGAAACAGTTGAGTTAAATTGTCCAGATCATCAAAGATACCCTGAGGTAAATTGCTTATGTTATTATTAGACATATCTAATCGATACAGTTGTCTAAGGTCAGTGAATGAATTTGGTGGTACATGATTCATGTGATTTTCTTGAAGGTAAAGCTTTCTTAGGTTTGCACCTGGCAAGTTAGCAGGTGGAGCTGTAAGAGAATTGCGAACTAAAGAAAGTTCTGTCAGATTGACCAGATTTGTGAAAACT carries:
- the FLRT3 gene encoding leucine-rich repeat transmembrane protein FLRT3; this encodes MTTVSWSIFLIWTRIGLFLKMAPHSISAKPCPSVCRCDGGFIYCNDRDLTSIPTGIPDDATTLYLQNNQINNAGIPSDLKTLVKVERIYLYRNSLDEFPTNLPRHVKELHLQENNIRTVTYDSLSQIPSLEELHLDDNSVSAVSIEDGAFQDNVFLRLLFLSRNHLSTIPWGLPKTIEELRLDDNRISTISEVSLQDLTHLKRLVLDGNLLNNYGLGDKVFTNLVNLTELSLVRNSLTAPPANLPGANLRKLYLQENHMNHVPPNSFTDLRQLYRLDMSNNNISNLPQGIFDDLDNLTQLFLRNNPWYCDCKMKWVRDWLQLLPSKVNVRGLMCQAPEKVRGMTIKDLNTELFDCKDNVIKTTIQIITALSNTIHPPQRQWPTSMTKQTEIKMPDLHKIYRTTASPIRKIITITIKSVTTETILISWKVALPMTALRLSWLKMDHSPAFGSITETIVTGDRSEYLLTALEPESPYRVCMVPMETSNIYLTDETPVCIETETLPFKMYNPTTTLNREQEKEPYKNSNLPLAAVIGGAVALVAIILLALVSWYVHRNGSLFSRNYAYSKGRRRKDDYAEAGTKKDNSILEIRETSFQMLPINNEQVPKEEFVIHTIFPPNGMNLYKNNHSESSSNRSYRDSGIPDSDNSHS